The following are encoded in a window of Nilaparvata lugens isolate BPH chromosome 13, ASM1435652v1, whole genome shotgun sequence genomic DNA:
- the LOC120354092 gene encoding uncharacterized protein LOC120354092 — MSLQKSLVRAIANQENFDFLSSCQVMKIMPLRHLYVFKRCSNERLGSDTPLRLPKTSKLLENTASSQNLQNDREREVEKISQRLAEQFVTETETRFGKSSYYPDCYVGGYRLPSSSNRERQSCSFEQRERENECPENAIYAGRGYDVDYYGGYTGGYGENYEDAEEEEKGKPIMPRWYRETEEGVSEGMERGEGMRNPGLNTVHSSGQELEKERNPAQARLLRLKEAYEAESLKKNAAFSGTLEKENLGNPQPATSERGVKSSSSASSSVPVREYMTEIDDEGFLELLVSKGRGRGRGIITG; from the exons TGCTAATCAAGAGAATTTTGATTTTCTATCGTCATGCCAGGTTATGAAAATCATGCCTCTGAGGCACCTGTACGTCTTCAAG CGATGTTCCAACGAGCGGTTGGGATCGGATACGCCACTTCGTCTGCCGAAGACttcaaaattattggaaaatactGCAAGCAGTCAGAACCTTCAAaatgacagagagagagaggtggAGAAGATTTCGCAGCGCCTGGCTGAGCAATTCGTCACGGAGACTGAGACAAG ATTCGGAAAGAGCTCCTACTATCCTGACTGTTATGTGGGCGGTTACCGCCTACCTTCCTCCAGTAACAGAGAGAGACAAAGCTGCTCTTTTGagcaaagagagagagaaaatgagtgTCCAGAAAACGCGATTTATGCCGGAAGGGGTTATGACGTCGATTATTATGGGGGGTACACAGGAGGTTATGGCGAGAATTATGAGGACgctgaagaggaggagaagggaaaaCCAATCATGCCGAGATGGTATCGGGAGACAGAGGAGGGAGTGAGTGAGGGGATGGAGAGAGGAGAAGGTATGCGTAATCCGGGACTAAATACAGTACATAGCTCAGGTCAGGAACTAGAAAAAGAACGTAACCCGGCGCAAGCTAGACTGTTAAGGTTGAAGGAGGCATACGAGGCGGAATCCCTGAAGAAAAACGCGGCGTTTTCCGGGACACTAGAGAAGGAAAACTTGGGAAATCCACAACCAGCAACAAGTGAGAGAGGCGTGAAATCTTCTTCTTCGGCTTCTTCTTCAGTTCCAGTGAGAGAGTACATGACCGAAATTGATGATGAAGGATTTTTGGAGCTGCTGGTCTCCAAGGGTCGAGGGCGCGGCCGAGGAATTATTACAGGTTAA